In Arthrobacter citreus, a single genomic region encodes these proteins:
- a CDS encoding CpsD/CapB family tyrosine-protein kinase translates to MSKRLSHSTKYLNLVAATYKNSKISEEYRTLRTNFLSSIDLKENKVLIITSPNQGEGKSTTISNFAISLAQLGKKVLLIDANLRSPSLHNSFRTSNFVGLSSVLLGKTILDEVIVETETSGLSLLPSGPVPYSPADLLALSTMGILLNKATDKFDVILIDTSSALEFADAKILANYGDGLILVAQWGKTKNKEIAFAQKNLLNSIKILGVIINERK, encoded by the coding sequence ATGAGCAAAAGGCTATCTCACTCAACTAAATATTTAAATCTAGTAGCAGCAACCTATAAAAACAGTAAGATATCAGAAGAATACCGGACACTTCGTACTAATTTTTTATCATCAATTGATTTAAAAGAAAACAAAGTCTTAATTATTACCTCCCCAAATCAAGGAGAGGGTAAGTCAACAACAATATCAAACTTTGCAATATCACTAGCGCAATTAGGGAAGAAAGTTCTGTTGATTGATGCAAATCTTAGAAGTCCATCATTACATAACTCATTTAGAACTAGTAATTTTGTTGGGTTAAGTAGTGTTCTATTAGGAAAAACAATTCTTGATGAAGTGATTGTTGAAACTGAGACTAGTGGATTGAGTTTATTACCAAGCGGACCGGTTCCGTATAGTCCAGCTGATTTATTGGCATTATCAACAATGGGAATATTACTTAATAAGGCTACGGATAAATTTGATGTGATATTAATTGATACCTCATCTGCACTTGAGTTTGCAGATGCAAAAATTTTAGCTAATTATGGTGATGGGTTAATACTAGTAGCTCAATGGGGGAAAACGAAAAATAAAGAAATAGCATTTGCTCAAAAAAATTTATTAAACAGTATAAAAATATTAGGTGTAATTATAAACGAAAGAAAATAA